In Mytilus trossulus isolate FHL-02 chromosome 10, PNRI_Mtr1.1.1.hap1, whole genome shotgun sequence, the DNA window CTGACATAGAGAAACTTAAGAAACATTCAAAAGAATGTACCAaagacgaaaaaaaaaaaaaaaagtaatgacaATTACGCACTTTAGTTCAAATTAGTTCAAATAgttcaaatttgtaaaaaaaagatataaaaggaAGCGTTTAGAAAAAATTGGTAAAACTTTCATTCGTCCATATTCCAATTCTTGGTCTttgaattctttttaaaaatgttccaattgttttacatggtgGGTGATTTATGCATAGCCGGAAATGCCGTCACATTCGATGCACCCGATCTTGCTCCTTTTCGGAATCATGCAATTTCCTCACTTTTGTTATATACGTTTTGTTTGTTTagctttattttatatacagtttCTTGCAAGCCTGTCTGTATTTGttgtcacaaataaaatatataatgggATTACATGcattattaataaaacaagCCCGCATCAGAAGAAGTGTAATGGTAGCATCTTTTAGTGGTGAATTCGAGACTATAATTGCTGATCCAATGGAATAAAGAACCAAACTACAGAACGAGAGTAAAGTCACGGCAAGTAGACTAATTGTAACCTTGTATTTcggttttctttttttgtagtTAGAGGATTGCTGTGCCTTGTGAACCTTTGCTCTCAGGTGAATGCTGGTTTTTCGTcttgctttttctttcttatacTGTTTGTAAATTAAGTATAATATCTTTCCATAGCAAAAACAACAGTACATGAAACAAAATAACCCAAGTAAACCGCCTACCGCTGAATACAATCCAGCGGTCAGGCTAGATCTGTACTGTTTGAGCGTTATGCATTGCGTTCCATATATATTTGGAAAGTTCAATGGAACCGTTTCAATCCCAAGAAAGACGAAAATCGGGGTGAACAAAACAGAGcaaaatattaagataaaagaacaaatgaaattttgacGAAAATGAGTAGACTTTCCTTTTAACCAtctgtttattttacaaatcaCACGACGTTCTTCTGATTTTGTACCTAACAATATACTGTAGATATTCCTATATCTCTCGTGTCCAATTACAGTTAAAATCAAGCATGAAGAGACGACAGTCGTGTGAGCGATATATCGAATTAGTTTGCAAACAGCATTTGATGATACGGAAAACCATAAGCGAACGAGAATCGTCTCGAAAGGCATAACTACGACACATGTAGTTAAGTCTACAGCAGAGAGCCAGATAATTATTGTACGAACATGGGAACGTTCTTGCATTTCTACTACACGCCAGTAAActagtattgtgtgtatatttCCGAACGTTCCAATTAAGAACAAA includes these proteins:
- the LOC134686143 gene encoding neuropeptide Y receptor type 6-like, with the protein product MIVLFLIGTFGNIHTILVYWRVVEMQERSHVRTIIIWLSAVDLTTCVVVMPFETILVRLWFSVSSNAVCKLIRYIAHTTVVSSCLILTVIGHERYRNIYSILLGTKSEERRVICKINRWLKGKSTHFRQNFICSFILIFCSVLFTPIFVFLGIETVPLNFPNIYGTQCITLKQYRSSLTAGLYSAVGGLLGLFCFMYCCFCYGKILYLIYKQYKKEKARRKTSIHLRAKVHKAQQSSNYKKRKPKYKVTISLLAVTLLSFCSLVLYSIGSAIIVSNSPLKDATITLLLMRACFINNACNPIIYFICDNKYRQACKKLYIK